The following coding sequences are from one Treponema parvum window:
- a CDS encoding MraY family glycosyltransferase yields MILFFFISFFISALLIPFIIRFSRKYGFYDKVNSRKIHSGNIPRLGGLAVVFSFIVTEIIFGLFYSTPVADRIYNVSLIFAGILIFFMGLTDDFHPLRAGIKLIIQCVAALITIVCGYSFDSILGFYVPPFIGNVFTFLWIVFVINSYNLIDGLDGLCGGLSFLTLGALYIIFARSASSAAALCLVLCGSIAGFLLYNKPPAKIFLGDGGSQFLGFFVAVCPLFSSTVNYEYNKVLIMLTLCAIPMTDTLAAVWRRTREHRSVFSPDMGHIHHKLVNIGFTKQAALLFLLSMQALICISVGLAMYLQVFNGTILIVVTYAFVLLFFSVLHYINRAVNRQNKGTLFGKQSGDEDTIK; encoded by the coding sequence CTTTTATTATAAGATTTTCTCGAAAATACGGTTTTTATGACAAGGTGAATTCGAGAAAAATTCACAGCGGGAATATTCCAAGGCTCGGCGGACTTGCCGTCGTTTTTTCTTTTATTGTGACCGAGATCATATTCGGCTTATTTTACAGTACGCCTGTGGCCGATAGGATTTACAATGTTTCTTTGATTTTTGCAGGAATTCTTATTTTTTTTATGGGCTTGACGGATGATTTTCATCCACTGCGTGCAGGTATAAAGCTTATTATACAGTGCGTTGCCGCTCTTATAACTATCGTGTGCGGATACAGTTTTGACAGTATCTTAGGATTTTACGTTCCTCCGTTTATCGGAAACGTTTTTACATTCCTTTGGATCGTCTTTGTGATAAATTCGTATAATCTCATAGACGGACTTGACGGGCTTTGCGGCGGGCTTTCTTTTTTAACGCTTGGCGCTCTTTATATAATTTTTGCCCGTTCCGCGTCCTCCGCGGCGGCGCTTTGTCTTGTTCTGTGCGGTTCGATAGCGGGATTTTTACTGTATAATAAGCCTCCTGCCAAAATATTTTTGGGCGACGGCGGAAGCCAATTTTTAGGTTTTTTCGTTGCCGTTTGCCCTCTGTTTTCATCGACCGTAAATTACGAGTACAATAAGGTTCTCATCATGCTCACGCTCTGCGCCATTCCCATGACCGATACCCTTGCGGCCGTATGGCGGAGGACAAGAGAGCACCGTTCCGTTTTTTCTCCGGACATGGGCCATATTCATCACAAGCTTGTGAACATAGGCTTTACCAAACAGGCTGCGCTCCTTTTTTTGCTCAGCATGCAGGCTTTGATCTGTATTTCCGTAGGGCTTGCGATGTACTTGCAAGTATTCAATGGAACTATTCTTATTGTTGTAACTTATGCGTTTGTTCTGCTGTTTTTTTCCGTATTGCATTACATTAACAGAGCCGTTAACAGGCAGAATAAGGGGACGCTTTTCGGAAAGCAATCAGGCGACGAGGATACCATAAAATAG